Proteins encoded in a region of the Perca fluviatilis chromosome 8, GENO_Pfluv_1.0, whole genome shotgun sequence genome:
- the LOC120563487 gene encoding mannose-binding protein C-like isoform X1, whose protein sequence is MRMHLLFCILCVMAPLGNSQCPCLPGPKGERGLPGLHGLDGPVGRPGRDGLPGLQGSPGSPGRPGTPGSPGTPGSPGKPGRPGYPGPHVLCDQDAAGSSCLDLKPVKESLAKVELAMNYDFVRRVGQKYFVSYKKRDSFSTAVEFCSQRGLELALPQNEDENNILTQFFGDVYKTAWINVNNNKAEGNFETDMKNRPLTFTKWGEGQPDKSIQDPGCTMLSENAVWRVTHECFLNAYIICQL, encoded by the exons ATGAGGATGCATCTCCTGTTCTGCATCCTCTGTGTGATGGCTCCTCTTGGCAACAGTCAGTGTCCATGTCTTCCTGGTCCCAAAGGTGAGAGAGGGCTCCCTGGGCTCCATGGGCTAGATGGGCCAGTTGGGCGACCAGGGAGAGATGGTTTGCCTGGACTACAAG GAAGTCCTGGAAGTCCTGGAAGACCTGGAACTCCTGGAAGTCCTGGAACTCCTGGAAGTCCTGGAAAGCCAGGAAGGCCAGGATATCCTGGACCTCATGTATTGTGTGATCAAG ATGCTGCTGGTTCCAGTTGCCTGGACCTCAAACCGGTAAAGGAGAGCCTTGCTAAAGTAGAGCTTG cCATGAACTATGACTTTGTCCGAAGAGTTGGTCAGAAATACTTTGTGTCCTACAAGAAGAGAGACTCTTTCTCTACGGCCGTCGAGTTCTGCTCCCAACGAGGCTTAGAGCTGGCTTTGCCCCAGAACGAGGACGAGAACAACATACTCACTCAGTTCTTTGGGGACGTTTACAAAACGGCCTGGATCAACGTCAACAATAACAAAGCTGAGGGGAATTTTGAGACCGATATGAAAAACCGACCTCTGACCTTTACCAAATGGGGAGAAGGGCAGCCAGACAAATCCATCCAGGATCCAGGCTGCACCATGCTGTCAGAAAACGCAGTCTGGAGAGTGACACACGAATGTTTCCTGAATGCTTACATCATTTGTCAGTTATAG